Proteins from a genomic interval of Cottoperca gobio chromosome 8, fCotGob3.1, whole genome shotgun sequence:
- the LOC115012106 gene encoding Ig mu chain C region membrane-bound form codes for MKHCDYFDYWGHGTKVTVTTNTVASPTLFPLLQCKPGSASTVTVGCLANDFYPKSLTFQWTDASGSTLTSVQYPPTEKNNKYSGVSLLQVSKSDWDSRRSFNCSVTHSGGQTSVKLEKEVLLPPKLTLLAVPGGDAQALVCTIQDFLPNQLSVKWKKNANYVNGINWAPKLIGDVYSAVSVLKVENKDWDSEAVYTCEVVHQETSYTKKASKAPITMILNQPSPKEMFNNNQAKLKCIVRGQGTVSDFHITWEIDGQIVNDNITETDQSGISTMAVSLHKWQTVNKVRCSATRDNNTSVIQDLIVQKGDGSEPKVTVHILPEEDIGKANSAEVTLVCLVSSRLLQDYYIAWLEQKGQKGSTYTDGINFPPQKTQHGYSVTSIYTTTKEKWNQYKMFSCHAWPAGNRKPMKTREVSKAKSNSTEYFTPESKVSFALNCTDDAIEEDEYSSLWSTTSSFIFLFISSLLFNMIFSLVKMKRA; via the exons GTTGTCTTGCAAACGACTTCTACCCAAAGAGTCTTACTTTCCAGTGGACTGATGCCAGTGGTTCCACCCTGACTTCTGTACAATATCCTCCaactgagaaaaacaacaaatattcagGAGTCAGTTTGCTCCAAGTATCAAAATCTGACTGGGATTCAAGGAGGTCTTTTAATTGTTCTGTGACTCACTCTGGAGGCCAAACAAGCGTGAAATTGGAAAAAG AGGTCTTACTTCCTCCAAAGCTGACTTTGCTAGCAGTGCCAGGAGGAGACGCTCAGGCCCTGGTGTGTACCATTCAGGATTTTCTTCCAAATCAATTGTCGGTCAAATGGAAAAAGAATGCAAACTATGTGAATGGCATTAATTGGGCCCCCAAACTGATTGGAGACGTCTATTCAGCTGTCAGTGTGCTGAAGGTAGAGAACAAAGACTGGGACAGTGAAGCTGTTTACACATGTGAGGTGGTGCACCAAGAAACATCATATACAAAGAAGGCCTCTAAAG CTCCTATCACAATGATACTGAACCAACCAAGTCCCAAAGAAATGTTCAACAACAACCAGGCAAAGTTGAAGTGTATCGTTAGAGGACAGGGCACTGTGAGTGATTTTCATATCACTTGGGAAATCGATGGACAAATTGTGAACGACAACATTACTGAAACTGATCAGTCCGGCATCAGCACGATGGCAGTGAGTCTCCATAAGTGGCAGACAGTCAACAAAGTGCGCTGTTCTGCCACTAGAGACAATAATACATCAGTTATTCAAGATCTGATTGTCCAAAAAGGAG ATGGGAGCGAGCCAAAAGTAACAGTCCACATCCTCCCAGAGGAGGACATCGGCAAAGCTAACTCAGCTGAGGTCACTCTGGTGTGTCTGGTCTCCAGTCGTCTGCTGCAGGATTACTACATCGCCTGGTTAgaacaaaaaggacaaaaaggCAGCACCTACACTGATGGCATTAACTTCCCGCCGCAGAAGACCCAACATGGCTACTCAGTTACAAGTATTTACACCACCACCAAGGAAAAGTGGAACCAGTACAAAATGTTCTCCTGCCACGCCTGGCCTGCTGGTAACAGAAAGCCTATGAAAACCAGAGAAGTGTCTAAGGCCAAGAGTAACTCGACTGAAT ATTTTACTCCAGAGTCAAAAGTGAGTTTTGCTCTAAACTGCACAGATGATGCCATTGAGGAGGATGAGTACAGCAGCCTTTGGTCCACAACCTCCTCCTTCATATTCCTCTTCatatcctctctcctctttaacATGATATTCAGCCTGGTCAAG aTGAAGAGAGCATAA